The following are encoded in a window of Salvia hispanica cultivar TCC Black 2014 unplaced genomic scaffold, UniMelb_Shisp_WGS_1.0 HiC_scaffold_1481, whole genome shotgun sequence genomic DNA:
- the LOC125198454 gene encoding BOI-related E3 ubiquitin-protein ligase 1-like: MDFDAQHFPLVWFHPQQLPDLDVASEIHNQNAEIDHFLHLQSSRLRIAIMEEEARQREIAMQRYEARANALLLHKDQQIAAARGRTIELQRFLKSAEMEAAAWERAARERESAAAELTKQLMEATSFCFSSSSSTSAKVVGIKNCKVCHGGEASVVLFPCRHICCCRSCEPLLDHCPLCQTLKEATLQVFI, translated from the exons ATGGATTTCGATGCTCAACATTTCCCCCTTGTTTGGTTTCACCCACAACAACTTCCAGATCTAGACGTTGCTTCCGAGATCCACAATCAGAATGCGGAGATCGATCATTTCCTCCACCTCCAG AGCAGCAGGCTGCGAATAGCAATCATGGAAGAGGAGGCGCGGCAGAGAGAGATAGCAATGCAGCGATACGAAGCCAGAGCCAACGCTCTCCTCCTCCACAAAGACCAGCAGATCGCCGCCGCAAGAGGCAGAACGATCGAGCTCCAGCGCTTCCTAAAATCGGCGGAGATGGAAGCCGCAGCGTGGGAGAGAGCGGCAAGAGAGAGGGAATCCGCTGCGGCGGAGCTCACCAAACAGCTCATGGAAGCGACGTCGTTTTGCTTCTCGTCATCATCATCCACGTCAGCAAAGGTAGTGGGCATCAAAAATTGCAAAGTGTGCCACGGTGGAGAGGCGAGCGTCGTTTTGTTTCCCTGCAGACACATTTGCTGCTGCAGATCTTGTGAGCCGCTTTTGGACCACTGCCCACTCTGCCAAACACTCAAGGAGGCTACTTTgcaagtttttatttaa